Proteins from one Lacrimispora sphenoides genomic window:
- the pcrA gene encoding DNA helicase PcrA, translating to MSIYDTLNPMQKEAVLHTDGPLLVLAGAGSGKTRVLTHRIAYLIEEKSINPWNILAITFTNKAAGEMRERVDRLVGFGADSIWVSTFHSSCVRILRRHIESLGYTTNFTIYDSDDQKTLMRHVLKGLDMDPKIYKDRAMLGFISTSKNELVTAQEFELNAGGDFRQKKVAQIYKEYQSQLKKNNALDFDDLIMKTVQLFQNNPEILDYYQERFKYIMVDEYQDTNTAQFKLISLLAGKYRNLCVVGDDDQSIYKFRGANIENILNFEKAYPGAKVIKLEQNYRSSKSILNAANEVIHHNRGRKDKTLWTANEEGPLVQFKQFDNASEEADAIVRDILNSSSDYQDCAVLYRTNAQSRLIEEKCLQHNVPYRMVGGVNFYQRKEIKDILSYLKTIANAQDDLASLRIINVPKRGIGATSLGKVQAFASEHEFSIYDAFCRAKAVPGLGKTAEKVLKFTVQIEDFRGRLEEETYSIHELIEDVLDETGYQKELEAEGEIEYQTRLENIEELINKAVSFEGEHEHPNLSEFLEEVALVADVDRMDDSENRVTLMTLHSAKGLEFPRVYLSGMEDGLFPSMMSISSDDKEDVEEERRLCYVGITRAQNFLMMTAARQRMVNGETRYSKVSRFIDEIPDVLLDSNKLEPRLSASRTDYDDSGLPWGKTKSSGRTAGVSSFGPGNNSYASKTATPVSTPGFGKAFTVEKSASLNYKEGDRVSHVKFGEGEVLEIKDGGRDFEVTVQFDQAGIKKMFASFAKLKLVRV from the coding sequence ATGAGCATTTATGATACATTGAATCCAATGCAAAAGGAAGCGGTACTCCATACGGACGGACCGCTTCTTGTGCTGGCAGGAGCCGGGTCCGGTAAGACCAGGGTTCTTACACACCGCATTGCCTATTTAATAGAAGAGAAAAGCATCAATCCATGGAATATCCTGGCCATCACTTTTACCAATAAAGCGGCAGGTGAGATGCGGGAGCGTGTAGACCGTCTGGTGGGCTTTGGTGCGGACAGCATCTGGGTATCCACCTTTCATTCATCCTGTGTGCGCATTCTCAGACGGCACATTGAAAGCCTTGGTTATACGACGAATTTCACCATATATGATTCCGATGACCAGAAAACTCTGATGCGCCATGTACTAAAGGGCCTTGATATGGATCCCAAGATCTATAAGGACCGGGCGATGCTTGGATTTATTTCCACGTCAAAGAACGAGCTTGTAACGGCCCAGGAATTTGAACTGAATGCCGGCGGTGATTTCAGGCAGAAAAAAGTGGCGCAGATTTATAAAGAATATCAGAGCCAGCTAAAAAAGAACAATGCCCTGGACTTTGATGATTTAATCATGAAAACCGTGCAGCTGTTCCAGAATAATCCGGAAATCCTGGATTATTATCAGGAACGTTTTAAATACATTATGGTGGATGAGTATCAGGACACTAATACGGCCCAGTTTAAGCTCATAAGCCTGCTGGCAGGAAAATACAGGAATCTCTGTGTTGTTGGAGATGACGACCAGTCCATCTATAAATTCCGCGGCGCTAACATTGAAAATATCCTAAACTTTGAAAAGGCTTATCCGGGAGCAAAAGTGATTAAGCTGGAACAGAACTACCGGTCCAGTAAGAGCATTTTAAATGCAGCCAATGAGGTGATCCACCATAACCGGGGGCGGAAGGATAAAACCCTATGGACTGCCAATGAGGAAGGTCCACTGGTACAGTTTAAGCAGTTTGATAACGCTTCGGAAGAGGCAGATGCCATTGTCCGTGATATTTTAAACAGCTCTTCTGACTACCAGGACTGCGCTGTCCTTTACAGGACCAATGCCCAGTCCCGTCTGATTGAAGAAAAATGCCTTCAGCATAATGTTCCGTACCGTATGGTAGGAGGCGTGAATTTCTATCAGAGAAAAGAGATTAAGGATATCCTGTCCTATTTAAAGACCATTGCCAACGCACAGGATGACTTAGCCTCTTTAAGAATCATCAATGTGCCCAAGAGGGGAATTGGAGCGACCAGTCTGGGAAAAGTGCAGGCTTTTGCTTCTGAACATGAATTTTCCATTTATGATGCTTTTTGCCGTGCAAAGGCTGTGCCGGGACTTGGTAAAACGGCGGAGAAGGTTCTTAAATTTACAGTACAGATCGAGGATTTCCGGGGAAGGCTTGAAGAAGAGACGTATTCGATCCATGAACTGATCGAAGATGTCCTTGATGAAACCGGCTATCAGAAGGAATTAGAGGCTGAAGGTGAAATCGAGTACCAGACACGTCTGGAAAATATAGAAGAGTTGATCAATAAGGCGGTCAGCTTTGAAGGGGAGCATGAGCATCCCAACTTAAGTGAGTTTCTGGAAGAGGTAGCCCTGGTAGCTGATGTGGACCGGATGGATGACTCGGAAAACAGAGTAACACTTATGACTCTTCACAGCGCCAAGGGACTTGAGTTTCCAAGAGTGTATTTAAGCGGCATGGAGGACGGGCTGTTCCCAAGCATGATGTCCATTTCCTCAGATGATAAGGAAGATGTGGAAGAAGAACGCCGGCTTTGCTACGTTGGAATCACCAGAGCTCAGAATTTCCTGATGATGACGGCGGCGAGGCAGCGTATGGTCAATGGAGAAACCAGATATTCCAAGGTCAGTCGATTCATAGATGAAATTCCTGATGTGCTTTTGGATTCAAATAAGCTGGAGCCAAGATTGTCTGCCTCTCGTACGGATTACGATGACAGCGGTCTCCCATGGGGAAAAACGAAATCATCCGGCCGGACCGCGGGTGTCAGCAGTTTTGGACCTGGAAACAACTCATATGCATCAAAAACCGCAACGCCCGTATCAACCCCTGGCTTTGGCAAAGCATTTACCGTAGAAAAATCAGCTTCTTTAAATTATAAAGAAGGGGACCGGGTCAGCCATGTGAAGTTTGGGGAAGGCGAGGTTTTGGAAATCAAGGACGGCGGAAGGGATTTTGAAGTCACAGTCCAGTTTGATCAGGCAGGCATCAAAAAAATGTTTGCTTCCTTTGCCAAGCTGAAACTTGTACGAGTTTGA
- the rlmD gene encoding 23S rRNA (uracil(1939)-C(5))-methyltransferase RlmD — protein MKKGEIYEGTIGRFDFPDKGIIELPEGKITVKHALPGQKVRVMINKKRGGRCEGRILEVLEHSSLESAENPCPHFGSCGGCVYQTIPYAEQLKIKEQQVKALIDGVCEDYEFEGILPSPVEAEYRNKMEFSFGDEYKDGPLALGMHKRGSFYDVVTTTECKIVNPDFCDILKAVKEYFEQLGTGFYKKMQHTGYLRHLLVRRAVKTGEILVALVTTTQEEVDLKPLTDLLLGLSLNGKIVGILHILNDSLADVVKSDRTDILYGQDYFYEELLGLKFKISPFSFFQTNSLGAEVLYETVRGYVGETKDRVVFDLYSGTGTIAQIIAPVAKKVVGVEIVKEAVEAARENAKLNGLDNYEFIDGDVLKIIDELKDKPDLIILDPPRDGIHPKALGKIVDFGVDRMVYVSCKPTSLARDLVVLQERGYRVEKVCCVDMFPSTANVETVIMMTYCGNEDKNQG, from the coding sequence GTGAAAAAGGGTGAGATATACGAAGGTACGATAGGAAGATTTGATTTTCCTGACAAGGGAATCATTGAACTTCCGGAGGGGAAAATTACGGTAAAGCATGCACTTCCCGGCCAGAAGGTCCGGGTTATGATAAACAAAAAAAGAGGAGGGCGCTGTGAGGGGCGGATTCTTGAGGTATTGGAGCATTCAAGCCTGGAATCGGCAGAGAATCCATGTCCTCATTTCGGAAGCTGCGGGGGCTGCGTTTATCAGACAATTCCCTATGCGGAGCAGCTTAAGATCAAAGAGCAGCAGGTTAAGGCCCTTATTGACGGAGTCTGCGAGGATTATGAATTTGAAGGGATTCTGCCAAGCCCTGTAGAAGCGGAATACCGGAATAAGATGGAATTTTCCTTTGGGGATGAATATAAGGATGGCCCTCTTGCTTTGGGAATGCATAAGAGGGGAAGTTTTTATGACGTGGTGACTACTACGGAATGTAAGATTGTCAATCCTGATTTTTGTGACATCCTGAAGGCAGTAAAGGAGTATTTCGAACAATTAGGGACCGGTTTTTATAAGAAGATGCAGCATACGGGATATCTGCGTCATCTTTTGGTGCGCCGGGCTGTTAAGACCGGTGAGATTTTAGTGGCCCTGGTTACTACAACGCAGGAAGAGGTAGATTTGAAGCCTCTTACGGATCTGTTGCTGGGGCTTTCTTTAAATGGGAAGATTGTGGGTATTCTCCATATTTTAAATGATAGTCTAGCAGATGTGGTTAAGAGTGACAGGACTGATATTTTATATGGACAGGATTATTTTTATGAGGAGCTTTTAGGGCTGAAGTTCAAAATTTCCCCGTTTTCTTTTTTCCAGACCAATTCCCTTGGGGCGGAAGTTTTGTATGAGACGGTCAGAGGATATGTGGGAGAGACTAAGGATAGGGTGGTCTTTGATTTATATAGCGGAACAGGTACGATAGCTCAGATCATTGCTCCGGTTGCCAAAAAGGTGGTTGGCGTGGAAATCGTTAAAGAGGCGGTGGAAGCGGCAAGAGAGAATGCAAAACTGAATGGTCTTGATAATTATGAATTTATTGACGGGGATGTACTTAAGATCATTGACGAGTTAAAAGATAAGCCGGATTTGATTATTTTGGATCCGCCGAGAGATGGGATTCATCCTAAGGCGTTGGGGAAGATTGTTGATTTTGGCGTGGATCGGATGGTTTATGTTTCTTGTAAGCCGACTAGCTTGGCTAGGGATTTGGTTGTTCTTCAAGAGAGAGGGTATCGGGTGGAGAAGGTTTGTTGTGTGGATATGTTTCCTTCGACGGCGAACGTTGAGACGGTGATAATGATGACGTATTGTGGTAATGAGGACAAAAACCAGGGTTAG
- a CDS encoding DUF5050 domain-containing protein → MKKSVAIFIVLLSILSFSSCGTQSKKLAEVVTSIPEIEASDAKPSALSTTSESENALSGTPVITSKVVNNCGNCVIQGEKIYYTNSYDNGTLYSMNVNGSDNRKLNNDWTPWFCASGDRIYYQNGNDGMNIYVMNTDGSGRKKLNDDDSGNINIIGDRIYYSNTDDGFTLYSMNIDGSDRKKLNGDIPLYMNVVGDRIYYSGELSGIKGIYSVKTDGTDRIKLTDDSPYLLSVADGWIYYNNENDGSKLYAIRTDGSDRHKLNDDYTLSINVVDGRIYYQNGNEGKIYSINSDGSDRKLLSDDSADWLVVGDSRIYYTITGANIYSMNIDGKDKQLLMDLTSNVYKDVTYEINARLRKDMPEYRFVATGITQTGDWMPGYVMGLKVYDENGRSILSADFSQTIDDVVVGNYVYTEMMDTMGLHVADVNFDGYKDVIILNTFGGAHSNTWYDCWLWNPETSSFVKSESFAGICNPALDPEKKYIYSTGGSGAGRQEWDIYQFIDGEFVVTNSLSYELTNEVYHFIEQKLVNRKMKIVRDDVIQEESFDNALSAAGYINDNLWQLDNPRWILKKWKVGSLSGKQND, encoded by the coding sequence ATGAAAAAAAGTGTGGCTATTTTTATCGTTTTATTATCTATTCTGAGTTTCAGCAGTTGCGGGACTCAAAGTAAGAAACTTGCGGAAGTAGTAACTAGTATTCCGGAAATCGAAGCAAGCGATGCCAAACCTTCCGCGCTCTCTACAACGTCAGAATCGGAAAATGCACTGTCTGGCACCCCGGTAATCACATCAAAGGTTGTAAATAACTGTGGGAACTGTGTGATTCAAGGCGAAAAGATTTATTATACTAACAGCTATGATAATGGAACACTTTACAGTATGAATGTCAACGGCAGTGATAACCGAAAACTTAACAATGATTGGACGCCGTGGTTCTGTGCATCCGGCGACCGGATTTATTACCAAAATGGGAATGACGGGATGAATATCTACGTCATGAATACCGACGGCAGCGGGCGGAAAAAGCTGAATGACGATGATTCTGGGAATATTAATATCATCGGCGACAGGATATATTATAGCAATACTGATGACGGCTTTACACTTTACAGTATGAACATCGACGGCAGTGACAGGAAAAAATTGAATGGTGACATTCCCTTGTATATGAATGTGGTCGGTGACCGGATTTATTATTCCGGTGAACTTAGCGGTATCAAGGGTATCTACAGCGTAAAAACCGATGGAACCGATAGAATAAAGTTGACCGATGACAGCCCATATCTTTTGAGTGTGGCAGACGGCTGGATTTATTATAACAATGAGAATGACGGTTCCAAACTTTATGCTATCAGAACCGACGGCAGTGATAGGCATAAGCTGAACGACGACTATACGTTAAGTATAAATGTGGTTGATGGCCGAATTTATTACCAAAATGGAAATGAGGGGAAAATCTACAGCATAAATTCAGACGGCAGCGATAGGAAACTCCTGTCCGACGATAGCGCGGACTGGCTCGTCGTTGGAGATAGCCGGATTTATTATACAATAACCGGCGCAAATATCTATTCTATGAACATAGATGGCAAAGACAAACAGCTTTTAATGGATTTAACAAGCAATGTGTACAAGGATGTGACCTATGAAATCAACGCTCGTCTGCGTAAAGATATGCCGGAATACCGTTTTGTGGCCACAGGGATAACGCAGACGGGCGATTGGATGCCAGGCTATGTTATGGGTCTGAAGGTCTACGATGAAAACGGTCGTTCCATCCTCTCGGCAGACTTTTCACAGACTATTGATGATGTAGTGGTCGGAAACTACGTTTATACTGAAATGATGGACACAATGGGTTTGCATGTTGCAGATGTAAATTTTGACGGATATAAAGATGTGATTATCTTGAATACTTTTGGCGGTGCACATTCCAATACGTGGTATGATTGCTGGCTATGGAACCCGGAAACGTCGTCATTTGTCAAATCTGAATCGTTTGCCGGCATTTGCAATCCCGCGCTTGACCCAGAGAAAAAATATATTTACTCAACCGGAGGCTCGGGAGCAGGCAGACAAGAGTGGGATATTTATCAGTTTATTGACGGTGAGTTCGTGGTTACGAATAGTTTGTCTTATGAATTGACAAATGAGGTTTATCATTTTATAGAACAAAAGCTTGTAAATAGGAAAATGAAAATCGTTCGGGACGATGTTATACAGGAAGAGAGCTTTGATAATGCGCTGTCTGCTGCAGGTTATATCAACGACAATCTTTGGCAGTTGGATAATCCGCGTTGGATATTGAAAAAGTGGAAGGTTGGGAGCTTATCTGGAAAGCAAAATGATTAA
- a CDS encoding glycosyltransferase codes for MIDYIFTDDNTDPQSSRLLELFKPEKSAVTILLGDKGSTYMCDEGSHYWSDALMFRVAKYKNKMIQHAIRHNYDYLFFVDSDLILHPDLIEHLKSVKTDIVSEIFWSRWHYNTPLEPNVWLFDEYDLVPRQLGEELDEKEMQKRRDAFLDQLKIPGVYKVGGLGACTLLSRAALLKGVDFSPIMNLTIHGEDRFFCIRAEVLGLSLYVDTTYPAYHIYRERDLPGAADYVRQCKNGIPQIRHPKRSNHKITLSMIVRNEEERYLKKMLTSLQNCIDEAVIINDASTDNTAKICREAMPEVVVHLITNQQSMFADEASLRKLQWEETIKTNPEWILNLDADEIMEEAFWKDIDKLINDNASANAFSFPLYDMWNETQYRDDEFWNAHKRHHSFLLRYQPETVYKWNTKAQHCGRFPAYDGEELSYKTSYRIQHFGWAREADRIRKKNRYQQLDPDAVFGIREQYDSILDASPDLAEWMVDEKKQ; via the coding sequence ATGATTGATTATATATTTACCGATGATAATACGGATCCACAGTCAAGCCGGTTGCTGGAGTTATTCAAACCGGAAAAGTCGGCGGTAACGATTCTTTTGGGTGATAAGGGAAGCACTTATATGTGTGATGAAGGATCCCACTATTGGAGTGATGCACTGATGTTTCGGGTGGCAAAGTATAAGAATAAGATGATTCAGCATGCAATCCGGCATAACTACGATTATCTGTTTTTTGTTGATTCTGATTTGATTCTGCATCCGGATTTGATTGAACATTTAAAATCAGTTAAAACGGATATTGTCTCAGAAATATTTTGGAGCAGGTGGCATTACAATACACCACTGGAACCTAATGTATGGTTATTTGATGAATATGATTTGGTTCCCCGGCAGTTAGGGGAGGAATTGGATGAAAAAGAAATGCAAAAGAGAAGAGATGCCTTTCTCGACCAACTTAAAATACCAGGAGTATATAAGGTTGGGGGGCTGGGAGCCTGTACCTTGCTTAGCCGGGCAGCTCTGCTAAAAGGAGTTGATTTTTCGCCGATTATGAATCTGACCATTCATGGCGAGGATCGTTTTTTCTGTATTCGGGCTGAAGTTCTGGGCCTGTCTCTTTATGTAGATACAACATATCCTGCTTATCATATCTATCGGGAACGGGATTTGCCGGGAGCGGCTGATTATGTACGGCAATGTAAAAACGGCATTCCCCAGATCCGGCATCCGAAGCGGAGCAACCACAAAATCACACTGTCTATGATTGTCAGAAATGAAGAAGAACGTTATTTAAAGAAAATGCTTACCAGTCTCCAAAACTGTATTGATGAGGCTGTTATTATTAATGATGCAAGTACGGATAATACGGCAAAAATCTGTCGGGAAGCGATGCCGGAGGTTGTAGTGCATCTGATTACCAACCAGCAATCTATGTTTGCTGATGAAGCAAGTCTTAGAAAGCTGCAATGGGAAGAAACAATAAAAACCAATCCGGAATGGATATTAAATCTGGATGCGGATGAGATAATGGAAGAGGCATTCTGGAAAGATATTGATAAACTCATCAATGACAATGCGTCAGCCAATGCGTTCAGTTTCCCATTGTATGATATGTGGAATGAAACACAATACCGGGATGATGAATTTTGGAATGCTCATAAAAGACATCATTCTTTTTTGCTCCGATATCAGCCGGAGACGGTTTATAAGTGGAATACGAAGGCTCAGCACTGTGGACGGTTCCCTGCTTATGATGGAGAGGAATTAAGTTATAAAACTTCATATCGGATTCAGCATTTCGGCTGGGCCAGGGAAGCTGACCGAATTAGGAAGAAGAATCGGTATCAGCAGCTGGACCCGGATGCTGTTTTCGGGATCAGGGAGCAGTATGATTCGATTCTGGATGCTAGTCCTGATTTGGCAGAATGGATGGTTGATGAGAAAAAACAATAA